A window of the Rhinoraja longicauda isolate Sanriku21f chromosome 42, sRhiLon1.1, whole genome shotgun sequence genome harbors these coding sequences:
- the spryd4 gene encoding SPRY domain-containing protein 4 — protein sequence MAAGRRTVWGGMAMVRLLQGSRFPRGQPRRYLNFKLDEKTAHNSLDLFKKETGVIYRMIGIDPTKAPKNPERFTDWAVVFADTPLSSGRHYWEVTVKRSKEFRIGVAENNMSREECIGANNCSWVYAYLQKKWYSMASNEMIPVNFFGKPDRVGFLLDCEVKKLSLIEIEKAAVVSTIMTEFRAPLVPAFALWDGELLTHPGMDILQGI from the exons ATGGCGGCGGGGAGGAGGACGGTGTGGGGAGGAATGGCAATGGTCCGGCTGCTGCAGGGGAGCCGCTTTCCGCGCGGCCAACCCAGGCGCT ATCTAAATTTCAAACTGGATGagaaaactgctcacaattccTTGGACCTATTCAAAAAAGAGACGGGAGTCATCTACCGCATGATAGGCATTGACCCAACCAAAGCGCCAAAGAACCCTGAACGCTTCACGGACTGGGCTGTGGTCTTTGCTGATACGCCTCTGTCATCTGGGAGGCATTACTGGGAAGTAACAGTGAAACGGTCCAAAGAGTTCCGAATCGGTGTGGCAGAGAATAATATGTCTCGAGAAGAATGTATTGGTGCCAATAACTGCTCCTGGGTCTATGCTTATCTCCAAAAGAAGTGGTATTCCATGGCATCCAATGAGATGATACCAGTCAACTTCTTTGGGAAGCCTGATCGAGTTGGCTTTCTCCTGGACTGTGAAGTCAAGAAACTCAGTTTAATAGAAATTGAGAAAGCTGCTGTTGTTAGCACAATAATGACCGAGTTCAGGGCCCCACTTGTTCCAGCCTTTGCGCTTTGGGATGGAGAGCTCCTAACACATCCAGGCATGGACATACTGCAAGGCATCTGA